From Aegilops tauschii subsp. strangulata cultivar AL8/78 chromosome 5, Aet v6.0, whole genome shotgun sequence:
GGGTTTATGAATCATGGCAAATTGTTCCTGGCCTTGACTAAAAGTGAGATCATTATTATGGTATATCGCTAATTGCATTCCATGGAGGTTTTGAGTGCTTATGCTTGGTACAGGAGTAAATGATGAGGAGAATGATAATAATCATAAAGATATACTGGGACTTGCACTCGAACATGGTATCTACTTAAAAGGCAACATAAACGAATTGGTATACGCTCTTAGTCATGTAATCCTATTCCAGATCttggaacacacaaaaagtttttgCCATTAGTTTCATTTTATCAGTACATTACAATCTGATGTTATATGCTGCATCTATCTAGTAGACTATCATTGACTTGCGGAAACACAGTCTATCTAGAAATAGATGGTTTAGAAGTTCACTATGCACAGTACTGTGTAGGATAATGTGATATGTATGATGAATTGTGCAGATGATTATCCGATTTCTTGCTAAAACGAGAAGACTTACAGGTCTAGACAGCGGTAGTAATTAAGGCCACCAGCAAAGCCAGTTTTTGCGTATACACTTGCTAGGTAACTGACATCCTCCTCGGAGAGCCAAGAAGGCAGTGTTATTTGCTTGTTGCTTGACTGCATTTTTTGAAGGGACATAGCAGAAGAACCTGTGGTTTCAACAGTTATTGCCATTTTGAAGAACCTCTTCAAGTCAAGACTAGCAAATTGTGCTTCATATCCAGGTTCCTGCAAACCAATGTGATGCTTATGAAGGCAGGTCCAAGGAATCAGTTGTCCGAAACTTGGATTGAAAAGTATGACTGAAATAAAAAATGGACAGAGGAGCACAAGTTGAATGATGGTGCAGAAATGCAACCAGTCTACAGCGTTGCTCAAACCATCGATAAATACCTCACAAGTTATTGTAAATACTAAATACAACAGACATACGATATATTCAGTGATCTCTGACCAAACATTTATGTTAGCAGCACCTTACAAACAAGTGATGAACTGCAATTTACAGAGAAACTGATAAGCCACCTCTAGACAGGGAAGTGCTAGCATAGCAAGGGAAATTGCAGCAGGAATTGGTGGATGGAGAAAAATAGGCTTCAATCTCCAATCATTTTCAAAACTATGCTGCAATTTAAACATGATCCTATAATTGGTGGATGCATAGATGGATTTACAGCAGGAATATACAACTATTACTCGTAAGAAGGCAGCCCAAGCATAGCCCATTGCCATGGGACAAGGAGCAATTCCCCACCTGGAATTTGCAGACGTAGTAGTCGTCGCCGTAGGCGCGGCGGAAGTAGTCGAGGGGCTTGGCGGAGGGGTGGCGGGGGTTGAAGGCGACGCTGAGGTTGACGAGCGCGCGCACCCGGTCCGGCCGCAGCAGGCAGAGGTTCCACGACACGATGGCGCCCCAGTCGTGCCCCACCACGAACACCTTCACCGCCGACGCGTCAGTCAGTCAGTCAATCAGCCGCCGCAGGCCGATCTAGCGGCTCGGGGGTCTGGCGGGGGGATCGGGTACCTGGCGGAGGCGGAGGGCGTCGAGGAGCGCGACGAGGTCGCCGACGACGTGGAAGGCGGTGTAGGAGGCGGGGTCGGGCGGCACGGAGGTGCCCCCGTAGCCGCGGAGGTCGGGGGCCACGCAGCGGTAGCCCCGGGCCGCCAGGTGCTCCATCTGGTGGCGCCACGAGTACCAGAGCTCCGGGAAGCCGTGCACGAAGAGCACCGCGAGGGCCGCGGCGGAGGCCGGGCCGGCCTCGGCGACGTGCATCGTGATGCCGTTCGCCTCCACCTGCCGGTGCCTTatctccggcgccgccgccgccatggtcGGAAGAACCGACCGGACTCTGTCGCTCTGAATCGACGGTCGTGTCGTGCCGCTTTGGGATCCTGAGCTGAGCTCGGGTGAGACTAAAATGGGGACTTGGGCGTTGCTGCCTTAGTGCCTTTTGACTCAGACGTGTCCACAAATGTTTTGATGACAATTTTAGTTGTTGCAAGGATGGCAAATATGACAGTTTTCTGCAAGCCCGAGCAATCTTCTAATGGAATACAGAATTGCAGTGGAGTTGTCATACTCGCTAACTAAAATTGTCATGCCTGGCCAACACAAATTATCATCAAAACCATTCGGAGATGTCATCCTCTCCCAGCAAACGTTCGTTGGCTATTGGGGTCTATAGTTTtatagaagaagaaaaaaacctGAGCACATGTCGACGGCGAAGTAAAAGACAAAATCGATGGCCAGCAATCTATAGTTTTATAAAGAAAACTATAGTTAAAATAATGGACAACGTTACCCCACGCAATACAGACTTGTAATCTAGCACCACCAATTTAGAGGGTTCGAGACACCGGAACCCAAGACCTGAAAGGAAATCAACAGATTAGGGGACACAAACTCTCACAGGCCATTTGTCGGTGTCGGTCAGGACTTCGTCGAGGTAGAGAGAGACCGAAGAGATCTTATTCCAACATGCCATTGCCGCAGCCACCTCATCGATGTCGTCAGGGAAACAAAACCTAAAAAAATACGGACAAATCCCTACTCCTCTTACCGTCGATGAGGCCGTCAGACAGGGAAGAGGATGGGGGTCGAGGTGGCAGCGTGTACGAAAGCTGTGGCGGCGACTAGGATTTTGCTCCTGCACATCCGACTACACAGAGTGACGGAATGTTCTGCCACCTGAAAAATTCTAGCGTGACTATCGACTTCCTATGGCCATCGTCCCAGATCTGCCCCTCCTTATTATCGTCATCTTCTTTTTCTTGCCCTCCATATTAGTCTAACCTGCGACCGATGTTGCTGTAAGGATGCTTCGTTGCCTCATCATGTACGAACTACTTCCCTCATGGTCCGCAACCACCCCGATTGTCTTTCTAAACCCCACTCTTCTCTGGCACCTAGGAACTACCCAACCTCTTACCCATACTTGCACCTCTCGACCCTCGGGGTCTACTTCGCTAACAATATCAGCCCCCCTCTCTCCGGCTTGTCCCAAATTCGCCTCCCACGGAAAGCGTCATGTCGTCGGCTCAATGCTCCGCGCCTAGCCTCGGAATCGACTGACGGAAAAAATTGACGCTTGAAGAACAGTAAATGTGTAATCAAAAAATGTCGATTCGATAGAAGAGTCATAACAGAGAAACGGTTACACTATTCCATCAAACACCACCCAACTTTTTAGCCTCCTCCTATTACTATGAATTAAAGATAGCTGACTAAAAATGAAACTTTCACTTTCATGTTACGTGtgaaaggacatgcggtgccctcatgtgtggttttggtaattgatgacattctctatggactaatggttgcattgagttatatttgaaggatttgtccataggcatttcttgaagtccatgtgttggtttcaaggagtgtatgtgttgaccaaggtgctattaaggaattagcTAAATATTGGTCATGtaagagttgagcttattgcaagcatgtcttgaagaagaagattgtgtgatcattcatgctTACCTTCAAggcatcatccaaatgaagagagttggaaaggtTAAAGGCTGATCAAGACTAaatcaagagtgaatcaagttgatcaactcacaaagcgtagaagatgtacagagagggatcaagtgatcccatggtatggtaagcattgtccattatgCTTTgagtactaacccatggtcttcgtgagagttctttgtgggtttaggttgcggtgtgcacgttcaagtgatgcatcacgaagagatcaagtgcttgaagattgccgtccattgtggtgacaatggacttgtgaagatgtgccgaaaagtggctcacccataatggagtatgggggagcaatctactagtcttcaccgagccaacgcaatcaagaaaggtggtcctacttgaggaagtcaagatcgtctacatctagctcaagtggactttgtgcaaggcaaaggtttggcCTCGATAGTTtctctattttaccggtctcatggtggtagtttggagaccgggttataggatcgattaccgtactatcaaggggggctctcaagtgagtagcttgatcgtatcgttcgtagagagctcaaaccattgcatgcttgcatcatctttcttggttcttgtttagTTTTCTCCGTGGGAGATTTGGATTTTATGGTTATCTtcttgacaagctcgagttcatcgaaaacggagttcacatgcttcTTCTTTTGCGTTTTCGGTGTTGCAGGTTTAACCGGTCTTActcgaggaagggttctcaccattttcttatgTGCCTTTTATAATTTCATTcttattgttatttctatcaagattgtgttagcccttgttgctagctttccaacaaacttggtttcattgaattcggagtccgtttgcagaagttgtgtcagttttggtgtccttCAAAAAGCtgcagtggtactaccgctcatgggagcggtactaccgcttggaggggatgtaatttttttactaccgctcttgggagcggaactaccgcggctacttccatggctacttccgctccggaccaaaaactcgtctcaagtccagcggtggtaggcatcgatgtattttttagtaccgctcgcaagcagtagtaccacgaccctttgaggtagtaccgctacccttagcggtagtaccgtgaggacgagcggtagtaccgctctgtgcgggctgtgagcataacggttggattttttcccacctataaaagggggtcttcttccccaatgaaccttatcctttaagctcgtgttcttcccccattgttgaccttcttcgagcttgctatctctcaatccctccatggattcttgctagttttttggGGAAacgagagaggagatctagatctacgtttccaccaatcactttctcctctaagtgaggggaaccccttggatctagatcttggagttcttcgttttctcttcttcgttcttcctctcattttcctccctagcattagttgctttggtgggatttgcgAGAGAAGGACtagggcactccgtgtgcccttgccattgcatttggtgcattgGTTTGAGTtatccacggtgatacgtggaagttacaagttgagaagcttattactcttgggtgcttggtacccttgagcttgttcctcttgggtgcttgggcgccctagacggttggtggtgttcggagctcaatcattatGGTGTAAAGCTTCGGGCAAGCATCGAGgcctccaattaggttgtggagatcaccccgagtaatttgacgggttccggtgaccgcccccaagggttgccaaagtgtacgggtttggtgaccgcccccaagggttgccatttctacgggttcggtgaccgccctcaagggtcccttagtggaatcacggcatcttgcattgtgcgagggcgtgaggagattacggtggccctagtgtcttcttggggagcattgtgcctccacaccgctccaaacggagattagcatccgcaagggtgtgaacttcgggatacattgtcgtctccgcgtgcctcggttatctcttaccggagccctttacttatgcactttactttgcgatagccatattgtttcttgtcatatatcttgctatcacttagttgtttatcttgcttagcataagttgttggtgcacataggtgagcctagttgttgtaggttttgtgcttgacaaattaaccgctaggtattccgcatttgttcaagcctaaaccataattattttatagcgcctattcacccccctctaggcgacatcctcgatctttcaattggtatcagagcctcgtctctctttgttaggcttaaccgcctagagagtaaagatgtcgactaggggattaggattctctgacactcttagtttcgatgacaaaattttgatgtttgggtaattcgcatgcttaatctctttagggtcatggacccaaatttagagcgaattgtagatatgggtatttctcctccaaaggatccccaaagattatctttagaggatgagaaaaactcttatctcaatgcttaagcttctaatgtgcttttcgatgctttgagcaatgtatttatatttcaactcatgtcgttccgggatgctcatcagttgtggacaaagcttcaagataaatatggcgtgtccaagatttgtggggatgattgttctccctccacctccggccgtgttgccttctcaacttcttctacttcacctacatgtggattgccacaaggtaatgttatggtgagtagtgttggtcattgcaatgatgatagtgtgcTTATCGTTGATGACTCTTCATCACTATCTTGTTGCAATGCTCCATCTTTGGACTTTAACACTTCATGAACCTTACATGTTTCTCATGCTTGTGTGTATAGTTCGTGCATATCATGTCGAAATTTGTTgactaaatctcatgatgatatgcttgctatatcttgttgccattataaaaatgcatgtatctcctcgagttgttgtgctaacaatgtagaggaaacccaacactccatggaacaagatgtggtcttgaacgttgcttcaagggatcctacagcatcatctattgctttttgccttatggctaaggcttcaaaggtatctcctaGTTTGAACCCCAATATGTCTCTTGATGATGATGttaatgctaatgatgatgaggataatgatgaagagaatgataatGTTGCTTCCTTAAAAATTAAGGGATAAATGATATTTAAAGCTCTTCataagaataaaattgctcgttccaacttcatggaaatcatgtctatcgccattgagggcaagaaatacattgaggagttggaatcttatctcgaggagcatgaggtcaccattgataaaatggaatgtcatgagcgtgattacgaTAATGAGATCGtggacctctctcaagctcttaaacttgaacaaaccaccaaggaatctcttgaggagacctttgctctagaattatctagaataaaggaatctcatgatagagcacttgaggtggccaatgatttcaaaactaaaaatgctaagcttgaagttgctcatgctagactccttgaggattctgagcacctcgaaaatggctcaagggtcatcacgggtgagctcatcaaactcaccgagtctcatgctcaacttgaagcttcttatttaaAAGGGCTTGCCAAGTTGTTTTCTCCTAttgttgttaatgatgatgcttgtgctactaactctattacttgtgaagcatccagtttgaaggagaatgttgagctatgggctcaacttgagttgctatctagcaattatgggaaattggaagaaagccatgaaaagctctcaagctctcatgatgaccttctagtatcccataatgtgctaaagatagctcatgaggccatgattgctaaggtaacatctagtgagcctcatgtggatactagcactacttttagtcaacatgctatattgccttgtgctagtcctcgtaattcatccatgcataacattggtacatcttgtgatgaatttctttccttgccttgtttctctaatgatgaagcttatacttcctctagtgcttgtgttgagactaaccatgtagaggaaatcaaagatcttaaggcccaagtcacttctttgaagaaagacttggaaaagtgtcatgaagggaaGGCCACACTAAACAATATCTTGATTGTGCAAAAATCCCCCAACGataaaggtggacttggattcaactccaataagaagaagaagtccaagagcaacaagaagaagagccaaaaacaagtcaagaattcggcTAAGAtcatttgcttcaagtgcaaaattgaagggcatcatgttagatcttgccctttgaagaagaaggccattagtcacaagcaacaagggaagcggccacaagttcattctcatgctcaacgtcaagttgaagaaaggcctcttcccaagaaaactcaatctaatgcttctcaagttgagaaatcaagtgataagaaagtgaagagtagacgttgctacctatgtcgtgagaaaggtcaccTTGCTTCCtcatgcactagtggtaacttatccaacccaattattattgatgatatctattctcttgggaaggataaggttggcaatgtgtttgccaagTTTCTTGGTACTCAAAGTTGTTTCAAGCAAAGAACTATTTGGGTttccaagcctattgtgactaacctcttaggatccaacttggttggggaccaaaaagctcaaacttgatcaataggtgttgttggagggcattggagacttggctacattgtgaagaattaaggggacttcatcattcttattgtctcaagccaagtcaattgGGTTATCAAGTTTCTATACTGTATCCAATGTGTCTCCTTgcggtaacttgtacttaaattgtttacattgaaagttacttgccccttttcatgttttggttttgttccttgcatgtgtttgtatatgttgtgTCTCCAAATTGCTTATCTTGATTACTCAAGTATGTGCatgttggtttgcacatcatgtacaTGTGTGTCGTACGTTGAGCCTTTGTACATATTGTTTGtatcttagttggctcttgtgagagattaatggaatatcccattgtggggggagtgatgtgctttgtgcacctcacaatcctataaatgtgtgtacatgaggaataccatctagtattgatactacaagattatctagtcactatgtggtatgtcttctcatgagaaattcaaattctaaatagtccattaattatctcttgttggatactcttattgcctcttgttaagtttttattggtatcacattatgggggagtaatatgctatgtgcatattacaagcctagaaaatgtgtacatttgagatattgtcacctagaattgatattgtaaattatcttgttcctaggtggcatgttagctctacaagttgcaatttgcttgtgtttg
This genomic window contains:
- the LOC109786575 gene encoding epoxide hydrolase 1 — its product is MAAAAPEIRHRQVEANGITMHVAEAGPASAAALAVLFVHGFPELWYSWRHQMEHLAARGYRCVAPDLRGYGGTSVPPDPASYTAFHVVGDLVALLDALRLRQVFVVGHDWGAIVSWNLCLLRPDRVRALVNLSVAFNPRHPSAKPLDYFRRAYGDDYYVCKFQEPGYEAQFASLDLKRFFKMAITVETTGSSAMSLQKMQSSNKQITLPSWLSEEDVSYLASVYAKTGFAGGLNYYRCLDLNWELMAPWTGAKVQVPTKFIVGDGDLAYHHPGVKGYIHKGGLKRDVPMLDEVVVIKGAGHFIQQERAQEISEHIYEYIKKFSTDPTRELSKL